A region from the uncultured Stenotrophomonas sp. genome encodes:
- the der gene encoding GTPase involved in ribosome synthesis and maintenance (Evidence 2a : Function of homologous gene experimentally demonstrated in an other organism; PubMedId : 15690043, 16963571, 21391894; Product type e : enzyme), which yields MLPLVALVGRPNVGKSTIFNALTRTRDALVHDQPGVTRDRNYGVCRLDEDNHFLVVDTGGIAEEEEGLAGATARQARAAAAEADLILFVVDARDGTSALDDEILSWLRKLSRPTLLLINKIDGTDEDAVRSEFARYGFGDMLTVSAAHRQGLDDLLEEIVAGLPEEGSAETLDNDPERIRIAFVGRPNVGKSTLVNRLLGEERMIASDVPGTTRDSIAVDLERDDRLYRLIDTAGLRRKSKVEEVVEKFSVVKTLRSIEQCQVAVLMLDASEGVTDQDASVLGAVLDAGRALVIAINKWDGLTDYQREQAETLLSLKLGFVPWAEVVRISAKHGSGLRELFRAIHRAHASATHEFGTSEVNKALEIACESNPPPSIRGHVSKLRYVHPGGSNPPTFIVHGTRLKELPDSYKRYLENFFRKRFKLVGTPVTFLFREGANPYEGKKNVLTERQIARKRRLMKHVKGRK from the coding sequence ATGCTGCCTTTGGTCGCCCTGGTCGGACGGCCGAATGTCGGCAAGTCCACCATTTTCAATGCGCTCACGCGCACCCGCGACGCACTGGTCCATGACCAGCCCGGCGTCACCCGTGACCGCAATTACGGTGTATGCCGGCTCGACGAGGACAACCATTTCCTCGTCGTCGACACCGGCGGCATTGCCGAGGAAGAAGAGGGTCTGGCCGGCGCCACCGCGCGCCAGGCCCGTGCCGCCGCCGCCGAAGCCGACCTGATCCTGTTCGTGGTCGATGCACGCGACGGCACTTCCGCATTGGATGATGAAATCCTGTCGTGGCTGCGCAAGCTGTCGCGGCCGACGTTGCTGCTGATCAACAAGATCGACGGCACCGACGAGGATGCGGTGCGCTCGGAGTTCGCGCGCTATGGCTTCGGCGACATGCTGACGGTATCGGCCGCGCACCGGCAGGGGCTGGATGACCTGCTGGAGGAAATCGTCGCGGGCCTGCCGGAAGAAGGCTCGGCCGAGACGCTGGACAATGACCCCGAGCGCATCCGCATCGCCTTCGTCGGCCGCCCCAACGTCGGCAAGTCCACGCTGGTCAACCGCCTGCTCGGCGAGGAGCGGATGATCGCCTCCGACGTGCCCGGTACCACCCGCGATTCGATCGCGGTGGACCTGGAGCGCGACGACCGCCTGTACCGCCTGATCGACACCGCCGGCCTTCGCCGCAAGTCGAAGGTGGAAGAGGTGGTGGAGAAATTCAGCGTGGTCAAGACGCTGCGCTCGATCGAACAGTGCCAGGTCGCGGTGCTGATGCTTGACGCCAGCGAGGGCGTCACCGACCAGGACGCCAGCGTGCTCGGCGCGGTGCTCGATGCCGGTCGCGCGCTGGTCATCGCAATCAACAAGTGGGATGGCCTGACCGATTACCAGCGCGAGCAGGCCGAAACCCTGCTGTCGCTGAAGCTCGGCTTCGTGCCCTGGGCCGAGGTGGTGCGCATTTCCGCCAAGCATGGCTCGGGCCTGCGCGAACTGTTCCGCGCCATCCACCGCGCGCATGCCTCGGCCACGCATGAATTCGGCACCAGTGAAGTGAACAAGGCGCTGGAGATCGCCTGCGAGAGCAACCCGCCGCCGAGCATTCGTGGTCATGTCTCCAAGCTGCGCTACGTGCATCCGGGTGGCAGCAACCCGCCAACCTTCATCGTGCATGGCACGCGCCTGAAGGAGTTGCCGGATTCGTACAAGCGCTATCTGGAGAACTTCTTCCGCAAGCGCTTCAAGCTGGTTGGCACGCCGGTGACCTTCCTGTTCCGCGAGGGCGCCAACCCCTACGAAGGCAAGAAGAACGTGCTGACCGAACGCCAGATCGCGCGCAAGCGGCGCTTGATGAAGCACGTCAAGGGCAGGAAGTGA
- the bamB gene encoding Outer membrane protein assembly factor BamB codes for MKLKHVAGIALVAMALSGCSTVKGWFAGKDAEAKKALEPAELVKFDATLEVDRIWSVNVGKGEGRIGVRQAPAVAGGRVYAAAVEGGVKALDLQTGKEIWEYKPAKEKKKAKLRLSGGPGVGDGVVVIGTLDGQVIALDAADGSEKWRARVPGEVITAPAVSQGLVFVRSNDGRTTALDAASGEQRWFNAQELPSLTVRGNAPVAVGPGVLFIGNDDGTLSALAMQDGRPLWEQMIGAPEGRTELERMADVDGAPVLEGNNLYVTSFKNETMAIEGPTGRPLWSRDHGGAGGVAVSSGNVVVTDGQGTVYGLDKTTGAAMWSQQALARRSVTGPVIQGDYVVVGDYKGYLHWLRLGDGALAARERGGRDRVVAQPVVADGVLLVQNVDGKLAAYRLAN; via the coding sequence ATGAAACTCAAGCATGTTGCGGGCATCGCGCTGGTCGCGATGGCGCTCAGTGGCTGTTCGACGGTGAAGGGCTGGTTTGCCGGCAAGGACGCCGAGGCCAAGAAGGCGCTGGAGCCGGCCGAACTGGTCAAGTTCGATGCCACGCTCGAGGTCGATCGGATCTGGTCGGTCAACGTCGGCAAGGGCGAAGGCCGTATCGGCGTGCGCCAGGCGCCGGCGGTGGCCGGCGGTCGCGTCTATGCGGCGGCGGTGGAAGGCGGCGTGAAGGCGCTGGACCTGCAGACCGGCAAGGAAATATGGGAATACAAGCCGGCCAAGGAAAAGAAGAAGGCCAAACTGCGCCTGTCCGGTGGCCCCGGTGTGGGCGATGGCGTGGTGGTGATCGGTACGCTGGACGGCCAGGTGATCGCGCTCGATGCCGCCGATGGCAGTGAGAAGTGGCGTGCCAGGGTGCCGGGCGAAGTGATCACCGCCCCGGCGGTGTCGCAGGGGCTGGTCTTCGTGCGCAGCAATGACGGCCGCACCACCGCGCTTGATGCCGCCAGTGGCGAGCAGCGCTGGTTCAACGCGCAGGAACTGCCATCGCTGACCGTGCGCGGCAATGCACCGGTGGCGGTCGGGCCGGGCGTGCTGTTCATCGGCAATGACGATGGCACGCTCAGCGCGCTGGCGATGCAGGATGGCCGCCCGCTGTGGGAGCAGATGATCGGCGCTCCGGAGGGTCGTACCGAGCTGGAACGCATGGCCGACGTGGATGGCGCGCCGGTGCTGGAAGGCAACAACCTGTACGTCACCAGCTTCAAGAACGAGACGATGGCCATCGAAGGCCCGACCGGGCGGCCGCTGTGGTCCCGCGACCACGGTGGCGCCGGCGGCGTGGCGGTATCGTCCGGCAATGTGGTGGTGACCGACGGACAGGGTACGGTCTACGGGCTGGACAAGACCACCGGTGCGGCGATGTGGTCGCAGCAGGCGCTGGCGCGGCGCTCGGTGACCGGGCCGGTGATCCAGGGCGATTACGTCGTGGTCGGTGATTACAAGGGCTACCTGCACTGGCTGCGGCTGGGCGATGGCGCACTGGCCGCGCGGGAGCGCGGAGGACGCGACCGGGTGGTCGCGCAGCCGGTGGTTGCCGATGGCGTGCTGCTGGTACAGAACGTGGACGGCAAGCTGGCCGCCTACCGGCTGGCAAACTGA
- a CDS encoding conserved hypothetical protein (Evidence 4 : Homologs of previously reported genes of unknown function) has protein sequence MAIDDLLDEHEQSERVRTWLRQNGAGILGGIVLALALIGGWQWWQKQQLGKLAEANSRYEAVSRSLQSKDLDEAAKEVAALEGGKAGIYADLAALELAKAQVEAGKHADAIKTLRGLKVEGEFKTLIDQRIARLLVETGKPDEALSLLGDAGDSAGLEIRGDALVAQDKREQARDLYKQSLGKLDVAAPQRRLLEIKLMDVGGSVADPAAESI, from the coding sequence ATGGCGATTGATGACCTGCTCGACGAGCATGAACAAAGCGAACGTGTCCGCACCTGGCTGCGCCAGAATGGCGCCGGCATACTTGGCGGAATAGTCCTCGCACTGGCCCTGATCGGTGGCTGGCAGTGGTGGCAGAAGCAGCAATTGGGCAAGCTGGCCGAGGCCAACAGCCGCTACGAGGCGGTATCGCGCAGCCTGCAGTCGAAGGATCTGGACGAAGCAGCCAAGGAAGTGGCAGCGCTGGAGGGCGGCAAGGCCGGCATCTACGCCGACCTGGCGGCGCTGGAACTGGCCAAGGCGCAGGTCGAGGCCGGCAAGCATGCCGATGCGATCAAGACCCTGCGCGGCCTGAAGGTCGAGGGCGAATTCAAGACGCTGATCGACCAGCGCATCGCCCGCCTGCTGGTCGAGACCGGCAAGCCGGATGAAGCCTTGTCGCTGCTCGGCGATGCCGGGGACAGCGCCGGTCTGGAAATCCGTGGCGACGCACTGGTGGCGCAGGACAAGCGCGAGCAGGCACGCGACCTCTACAAACAGTCCCTGGGCAAGCTCGACGTTGCCGCGCCGCAACGCCGCCTGCTGGAAATCAAGCTGATGGACGTTGGCGGCAGCGTCGCCGACCCCGCAGCGGAGAGCATCTGA
- a CDS encoding conserved hypothetical protein (Evidence 4 : Homologs of previously reported genes of unknown function) — protein MKVLAVGCGEQLRQAREAAGLTVADVAGRLHMPVQVVAALEAEQWERLGAPVFVRGQLRSCAKLLGVELDGLLEQARIAPVEPPKLVSHTHTPRLRRMAESLGRRAVYVVITAVLAVPAWYAFQGKFGDSVPNTASLDVVPDAVSPAATQPAAASDEVARPRPAAERTPYIASIAPVARQSAVATPAASAMTLDFKGESWVEVFAPDGAVIEKALVRAGEKRSYDAGQVGHMVVGNASEVEMRRDGDSVDLTTYTRGNNVARFTVSSDGSVAPVSH, from the coding sequence ATGAAGGTTTTGGCGGTGGGTTGCGGGGAGCAGCTTCGCCAGGCACGTGAAGCAGCGGGTTTGACGGTGGCGGACGTGGCAGGGCGCCTGCACATGCCGGTGCAGGTGGTTGCGGCGCTGGAGGCCGAGCAGTGGGAGCGGCTGGGTGCACCGGTATTCGTGCGCGGGCAGTTGCGCAGTTGCGCGAAATTGCTGGGCGTGGAGCTTGACGGCCTGCTGGAGCAGGCGCGCATCGCCCCGGTCGAGCCGCCGAAGCTGGTCAGCCACACCCATACCCCGCGGCTGCGGCGGATGGCCGAAAGCCTGGGCCGCCGTGCGGTCTACGTGGTGATCACCGCGGTGCTGGCGGTCCCGGCGTGGTACGCCTTCCAGGGCAAGTTCGGTGATTCCGTGCCGAATACGGCATCGCTGGACGTGGTCCCGGACGCGGTATCGCCGGCCGCCACGCAGCCGGCTGCGGCGTCCGATGAAGTGGCACGCCCGCGCCCGGCGGCAGAACGCACGCCATACATCGCCTCCATCGCGCCGGTTGCACGGCAGTCGGCCGTGGCAACACCGGCGGCCAGTGCCATGACCCTGGATTTCAAGGGCGAAAGCTGGGTGGAAGTGTTCGCGCCGGATGGTGCCGTCATCGAGAAGGCCCTGGTCCGTGCCGGTGAGAAACGCAGTTATGACGCCGGTCAGGTTGGCCACATGGTGGTGGGCAACGCTTCGGAAGTGGAGATGCGCCGGGATGGCGACAGCGTCGACCTGACGACATATACGCGCGGTAATAATGTGGCCCGCTTTACGGTATCCTCTGACGGTTCCGTGGCGCCGGTTTCGCATTGA
- a CDS encoding Type IV pilus biogenesis/stability protein PilW encodes MAERLLALLALTLLVSGCGRGDGVKASRISWGDQATLHHEVRDDRQVRKRERYREILRLAGDRFGRDDLDAALKYARSAQRREPDWPDAYTMQAVIQARLGRVDEAGVLYRKAAELAPGQGDVLNNYGAWLCGNGHPAEALVWFDRALVDSGYAARVDALANAGGCALDAGQRERAESDLRQALALAPGNAYALASMARNEFLHGRYFEARAFCERRLAAAPATASVLQLAIEIEERLGDGSAASRYQQRLREEFPESATPNPQG; translated from the coding sequence TTGGCTGAGCGGCTGTTGGCGCTGCTGGCCCTGACGCTGCTGGTCTCCGGCTGCGGCCGCGGAGATGGCGTCAAGGCGAGCCGGATTTCGTGGGGCGACCAGGCCACGCTGCACCATGAGGTGCGCGACGACCGGCAGGTTCGCAAGCGCGAGCGGTATCGGGAAATCCTGCGGCTGGCCGGCGACCGCTTCGGCCGCGACGATCTGGACGCCGCGCTCAAATATGCGCGCTCGGCACAGCGGCGAGAGCCCGACTGGCCCGATGCCTACACCATGCAGGCGGTGATTCAGGCACGGCTGGGCAGGGTCGATGAGGCCGGCGTGCTGTATCGCAAGGCCGCCGAACTGGCCCCCGGACAGGGCGATGTGCTGAACAACTATGGTGCATGGCTGTGCGGCAACGGCCATCCGGCCGAGGCGCTGGTCTGGTTCGACCGCGCGCTGGTCGATTCCGGCTATGCCGCCCGTGTCGATGCGCTGGCCAATGCCGGCGGCTGCGCCCTTGATGCAGGGCAGCGCGAACGCGCCGAATCGGATCTGCGCCAAGCCCTGGCGCTGGCCCCCGGCAATGCCTATGCGCTGGCCTCGATGGCCCGCAACGAATTCCTGCATGGCCGCTATTTCGAGGCGCGCGCCTTCTGCGAGCGGCGCCTTGCGGCTGCACCGGCCACGGCTTCCGTGTTACAACTTGCGATCGAGATTGAGGAACGGCTGGGCGACGGGAGCGCCGCAAGCCGATATCAACAGCGGTTGCGCGAGGAGTTTCCCGAAAGCGCGACCCCGAATCCCCAGGGCTGA
- the yfgB gene encoding putative Fe-S containing enzyme (Evidence 3 : Function proposed based on presence of conserved amino acid motif, structural feature or limited homology; Product type pe : putative enzyme), whose amino-acid sequence MNEVAQPSIAPLPKAAPTAGKQNLLDLDRAGLEKFFVETLGEQKFRAHQVMKWIHHRYVTDFDQMTDLGKSLRAKLQQHAEVVVPGVVFDKPSADGTHKWLLAMGVDGKNAVETVYIPDKGRGTLCVSSQVGCGLNCTFCSTATQGFNRNLTSSEIIGQLWWAKRVLEADAGTARLGGAGNDDTRVVSNVVMMGMGEPLMNFDNVVRAMSIMRDDLGYGLANKRVTLSTSGLVPMIDRLSVESDVSLAVSLHAPTDELRETLVPLNKKYPIADLMASCARYLRGNKKRDSVTFEYTLMKGVNDQPEHARQLARLMRQFDNAVQARDSGKVNLIPFNPFPGTRYERSDEEQIRAFQKILLDSQVLTMVRRTRGDDIDAACGQLKGQVMDRTRRQAEFNRLLQEQDALQAQRNALG is encoded by the coding sequence GTGAACGAGGTCGCCCAGCCATCCATCGCCCCGCTGCCCAAGGCAGCGCCGACGGCCGGCAAGCAGAACCTGCTCGACCTCGATCGCGCGGGCCTGGAAAAGTTCTTCGTCGAGACCCTCGGCGAGCAGAAGTTCCGTGCCCACCAGGTGATGAAGTGGATCCACCACCGCTACGTCACCGATTTCGACCAGATGACCGACCTCGGCAAGTCGCTGCGTGCCAAGCTGCAGCAGCATGCCGAGGTCGTCGTCCCCGGCGTCGTGTTCGACAAGCCCTCCGCCGACGGCACCCACAAATGGTTGCTGGCAATGGGCGTGGATGGCAAGAACGCCGTTGAAACCGTCTACATCCCCGACAAGGGGCGTGGCACGCTGTGCGTGTCCTCGCAGGTCGGCTGCGGCCTGAACTGCACCTTCTGCTCCACCGCCACCCAGGGCTTCAACCGCAACCTGACCTCCAGCGAAATCATTGGCCAGCTCTGGTGGGCCAAGCGCGTGCTCGAGGCCGATGCCGGCACGGCGCGGCTGGGCGGCGCCGGCAACGACGACACGCGCGTCGTCAGCAATGTGGTCATGATGGGCATGGGCGAGCCGTTGATGAATTTCGACAACGTCGTGCGCGCGATGAGCATCATGCGCGACGACCTCGGCTACGGGCTGGCCAACAAGCGGGTGACGCTCTCGACCTCCGGGCTGGTGCCGATGATCGACCGGCTCTCGGTCGAAAGCGACGTATCGCTGGCCGTGTCGCTGCACGCGCCGACCGACGAGCTGCGGGAAACCCTCGTGCCGCTCAACAAGAAGTACCCGATCGCCGATTTGATGGCTTCCTGTGCGCGCTACCTGCGCGGCAACAAGAAACGTGATTCGGTGACGTTCGAATACACCTTGATGAAGGGTGTCAACGACCAGCCCGAACATGCCCGCCAACTGGCGCGGCTGATGCGCCAGTTCGACAACGCGGTGCAGGCGCGCGACTCGGGCAAGGTCAACCTGATCCCGTTCAACCCGTTCCCCGGCACCCGCTACGAGCGTTCGGACGAGGAGCAGATCCGTGCCTTCCAGAAGATCCTGCTCGATTCGCAGGTGCTGACGATGGTGCGGCGTACCCGTGGCGACGACATCGACGCTGCCTGCGGCCAGCTCAAGGGCCAGGTGATGGATCGCACCCGGCGCCAGGCCGAGTTCAACCGCCTGCTGCAGGAACAGGACGCGTTGCAGGCGCAGAGGAACGCGCTTGGCTGA
- the ndk gene encoding nucleoside diphosphate kinase (NDK) (NDP kinase) (Nucleoside-2-P kinase) (Evidence 2a : Function of homologous gene experimentally demonstrated in an other organism; Product type e : enzyme): protein MALERTLSIIKPDAVAKNVIGEIYARFEKAGLKIVAAKYKQLSRREAEGFYAVHRERPFFNALVEFMISGPVMIQALEGENAVLAHRDLLGATNPKEAAPGTIRADFAESIDANAAHGSDSVENAAIEVAYFFAATEVVSR from the coding sequence ATGGCGCTGGAGCGCACCCTGTCCATCATCAAGCCCGATGCCGTCGCCAAGAACGTGATCGGCGAGATCTATGCCCGCTTCGAAAAGGCCGGCCTGAAGATCGTGGCCGCCAAGTACAAGCAGCTCTCGCGCCGCGAGGCCGAAGGCTTCTATGCCGTGCACCGCGAGCGTCCGTTCTTCAACGCGCTGGTCGAATTCATGATCTCCGGCCCGGTGATGATCCAGGCACTGGAAGGCGAGAACGCGGTGCTGGCCCACCGTGACCTGCTGGGCGCCACCAACCCGAAGGAAGCCGCGCCGGGCACCATCCGCGCCGACTTCGCCGAGTCCATCGACGCCAACGCCGCCCACGGCTCGGATTCGGTCGAGAATGCCGCCATCGAAGTGGCCTACTTCTTCGCCGCCACCGAAGTGGTTTCGCGCTGA
- a CDS encoding Transcriptional regulator, TetR family, whose product MGKPASFSTKDRILGAAEELFAQYGFAGTSLRQVTSHADVNIAAVNYHFGSKENLVNEVFRRRMDEMTAARLDQLEQARSTRPGDLRAVLAAFVEPALAMAQDRQSGGAFVRVIARAYAEKNDNLRKFLSDHYGHVLREFGKAIAACVPDLSKEELYWRLDFLAGALTYAMADFGLIKRPHGISEAAHRNKAAQELIHFAEAGFRASALDAPPSP is encoded by the coding sequence ATGGGCAAACCCGCCAGCTTCTCCACCAAGGACCGCATCCTCGGCGCGGCCGAGGAATTGTTCGCCCAGTACGGCTTCGCCGGCACTTCGCTGCGGCAGGTGACCAGCCACGCCGACGTCAACATCGCCGCGGTCAACTACCACTTCGGCAGCAAGGAAAACCTGGTCAACGAGGTATTCCGCCGGCGCATGGACGAGATGACCGCCGCCCGCCTGGACCAACTGGAACAGGCCCGCAGCACCCGGCCGGGCGACCTGCGCGCGGTGCTGGCCGCCTTCGTCGAGCCGGCGTTGGCGATGGCGCAGGACCGCCAGAGCGGTGGCGCGTTCGTGCGGGTCATCGCCCGCGCCTACGCCGAGAAGAACGACAACCTGCGCAAGTTCCTGTCCGACCACTACGGCCACGTGCTGCGCGAGTTCGGCAAGGCCATTGCCGCTTGCGTGCCTGATTTGAGCAAGGAAGAACTGTATTGGCGGCTGGATTTCCTCGCCGGCGCGCTGACCTACGCGATGGCCGATTTCGGGCTGATCAAGCGCCCTCACGGCATCAGCGAGGCCGCCCACCGCAACAAGGCCGCACAGGAACTGATCCATTTCGCCGAGGCCGGCTTCCGCGCCAGCGCGCTGGATGCCCCGCCCTCCCCCTGA
- a CDS encoding NAD-binding 3-hydroxyacyl-CoA dehydrogenase, producing MTNSLPIRRAAVLGAGVMGAQIAAHLTNAGIDTVLFDLPAKEGPADGIVLKAIANLGKLSPAPLASKALAEAITPANYETSLEQLRDCDLIVEAIAERMDWKQDLYRKIAPFVNEHAVLASNTSGLGINKLADVLPEQLRHRFCGVHFFNPPRYMHLAELIPATTTDKAVLEGLETFLTTNLGKGVVYAKDTPNFIGNRIGVFSILSTIHHTAQFGLGFDEVDGLTGPLVGRPKSATYRTSDVVGLDTMAHVIKTMADTLPNDPWHEFFKSPKWLEALIAKGALGQKTGAGIFRKVGKDIVVLDVEKQDYRPADRAAAPEVVEILKIRNPAEKFAKLRESQHPQAQFLWATFRDLFHYSAYHLADIAETARDVDLAIRWGYGWSLGPFETWQAAGWKQVAQWIADDIVAGKSMSNAPLPDWVFDGRDGVHAAEGSYSPSRNAKLPRSALPVYQRQRFPDPLLGEQFPQGETVFENDGIRLWTDGDGIGVISFKTKMNTVSDQVLDGIQHAIGLAEKQFKGVVIWQHKEPFSAGADLSGALGALQAGKIAEFEAMVANFQRTSQRIKYALVPVVTAVRGLALGGGCEFLMHCSHRVLALESYIGLVEAGVGLLPAGGGLKELAVRASQAAGADGDVFAELKKTFETVAMAKVSNSAVNAKELGLMRGTDKVVFNSHELLHIAKVEVTALAEGGYRPPMPARRIRVAGDVGIATFKMMLVNMLEGRFISEYDYEIAERIATVLCGGKVDRNTVVDEEWLLTLERRHFVELAQQEKTQARIAHMLKTGKPLRN from the coding sequence ATGACCAATTCATTGCCAATCCGCCGCGCCGCCGTGCTGGGTGCCGGCGTCATGGGCGCGCAGATCGCCGCCCACCTGACCAATGCCGGCATCGACACCGTGCTGTTCGACCTGCCCGCCAAGGAAGGCCCGGCCGACGGCATCGTGCTCAAGGCGATCGCCAACCTCGGCAAGCTCAGCCCCGCCCCGCTGGCCAGCAAGGCGCTGGCCGAAGCGATTACACCGGCCAACTACGAAACCAGCCTGGAACAATTGCGCGACTGCGACCTGATCGTCGAGGCCATCGCCGAGCGCATGGACTGGAAGCAGGACCTGTACAGGAAGATCGCCCCGTTCGTGAACGAGCACGCGGTGCTGGCCTCCAACACCTCGGGCCTGGGCATCAACAAGCTGGCCGACGTGCTGCCGGAGCAACTGCGCCACCGCTTCTGCGGCGTGCACTTCTTCAATCCTCCGCGCTACATGCACCTGGCCGAGCTGATCCCGGCCACCACCACCGACAAGGCGGTGCTGGAAGGGCTGGAAACCTTCCTGACCACCAACCTCGGCAAGGGTGTGGTGTATGCCAAGGACACCCCGAACTTCATCGGCAACCGCATCGGCGTGTTCTCGATCCTGTCCACCATCCACCACACCGCGCAGTTCGGGCTGGGCTTCGATGAAGTCGATGGCCTGACCGGCCCGCTGGTCGGCCGCCCGAAGTCGGCGACCTACCGCACTTCCGACGTGGTTGGCCTGGACACGATGGCGCACGTCATCAAGACGATGGCCGATACTCTGCCGAACGACCCGTGGCACGAATTCTTCAAGTCGCCGAAGTGGCTGGAAGCACTGATCGCCAAGGGCGCGCTGGGCCAGAAGACCGGTGCCGGCATCTTCCGCAAGGTCGGCAAGGACATCGTGGTGCTGGATGTCGAGAAGCAGGACTATCGCCCGGCCGACCGCGCCGCCGCGCCAGAAGTGGTCGAAATCCTGAAGATCAGGAACCCGGCCGAGAAGTTCGCCAAGCTGCGTGAAAGCCAGCACCCGCAGGCGCAGTTCCTGTGGGCGACCTTCCGCGACCTGTTCCACTACAGCGCCTACCACCTGGCCGACATCGCCGAAACCGCGCGCGACGTCGATCTGGCGATCCGCTGGGGCTACGGCTGGTCGCTGGGCCCGTTCGAGACCTGGCAGGCCGCCGGCTGGAAGCAGGTGGCGCAGTGGATCGCCGACGACATCGTCGCCGGCAAGAGCATGAGCAACGCGCCGCTGCCGGACTGGGTGTTCGATGGCCGCGACGGCGTGCACGCCGCCGAAGGCAGCTACAGCCCGTCGCGCAACGCCAAGCTGCCGCGCTCGGCGCTGCCGGTATACCAGCGCCAACGCTTCCCCGACCCGCTGCTGGGCGAGCAGTTCCCGCAGGGCGAAACCGTGTTCGAGAACGACGGCATCCGCCTGTGGACGGATGGCGACGGCATCGGCGTCATCAGCTTCAAGACCAAGATGAACACCGTGTCCGACCAGGTGCTGGACGGCATCCAGCACGCCATCGGCTTGGCGGAGAAGCAGTTCAAGGGCGTGGTGATCTGGCAGCACAAGGAACCGTTCTCGGCCGGCGCCGACCTGTCCGGCGCGCTGGGTGCGTTGCAGGCCGGCAAGATCGCCGAGTTCGAGGCGATGGTCGCCAACTTCCAGCGCACCAGCCAGCGCATCAAGTACGCGCTGGTGCCGGTGGTCACCGCCGTGCGCGGGCTGGCACTGGGCGGCGGCTGCGAATTCCTGATGCATTGCAGCCACCGCGTGCTGGCCCTGGAAAGCTACATCGGCCTGGTCGAGGCCGGCGTCGGCCTGCTGCCGGCCGGTGGCGGCCTGAAGGAACTGGCGGTGCGCGCCTCACAGGCGGCCGGTGCCGACGGTGACGTGTTCGCCGAACTGAAGAAGACCTTCGAGACCGTGGCGATGGCCAAGGTGTCCAACTCGGCGGTCAACGCCAAGGAACTGGGCCTGATGCGCGGCACCGACAAGGTGGTGTTCAACAGCCACGAGCTGCTGCACATCGCCAAGGTCGAGGTCACCGCGCTGGCCGAAGGCGGCTACCGCCCGCCGATGCCGGCACGCCGCATCCGCGTGGCCGGCGACGTCGGCATCGCCACCTTCAAGATGATGCTGGTCAACATGCTGGAAGGCCGCTTCATCAGCGAATACGACTACGAAATCGCCGAGCGCATCGCCACCGTGCTGTGCGGCGGCAAGGTCGATCGCAACACGGTCGTCGACGAGGAATGGCTGCTGACGCTGGAGCGCAGGCACTTCGTTGAACTGGCCCAGCAGGAAAAGACCCAGGCCCGCATCGCGCACATGCTCAAGACCGGCAAGCCGCTGCGGAACTGA